The stretch of DNA ATTTCGTCCTGTCTTCACTCACAAAATTACTGTTGCACATATGTGATTTATTTTGTTTGGGGTTCAATTGAAATGCAAAGGTGTGACTATTAAATCATGTGCTCTAACCCATACAAAGCACATTATTTCCTAATTAGCAATATCCCCAAGAAAGTATATTAATCAAGTTTGTTTTCCTGAACAAGTCAAAGATTAGGTAATACCATTGTGTATGTTTTGCCAGATCCAGTTTGGCCGTATGCAAAAATGCACACATTGAATCCATCAAGAACAGATCTAATCAAAGGCTGGATATCGGAGAAAACTTCAGCTGTAAGGTATTACATAACTCGTTAATGATCAATATTCAAATATACACCAAATTAGTTGTTTTTCGATCAATTACTTAGTTATACCTTGAGAAACATGTGTATTAAAGATCTTGTTAAACTTGAACATCCGATAGCCATCCTTTCCTTGCTTGGAGGGGTTTGAAATGAGAATTTCACCATTCTCACCAATATAATCAACTGCGGTTGATTTCCCGTCTTGACCAGGAAGAAATGGTCTGACACGACAGTATACTCTTATATTACCTGATAAGAAGCAATATATTAACAAATTAGTTACAGTCGCAAAGTGTGCTCCAACAGTAAACAGCGCAAGAATTACCTTTTAGTTCTTGCACTTCATTAAATAACTTCTGATTTTCAGCAAGAACGCCATGGTAATTTTCAGCAGCATCTACCAAACCTTTTAGGTCAAGTCCTACACAATTATGAACGTACCTTTTAGGTCTAGCAAACCAAAATAGTGAAGTAACAAAACACGATTTGTGGATAAGGACAATGCAAATACACACGTCATGAGCAATAGTCTACATACCGATGTTAGATATTTCATCCCTCCATTTCATTTGAAGGGCAAACATTTCCTGCTTAATTGACTGAGACGATATCCTTATATCCTGAAAGAGTTGAATAGTCAGAAAACTATAAACTAAAATCTGAAAGAACTTAATAACACAAAGATACACTACACTAACCTTAATAGACAGTTTTTGGTTATCCATAAAACTTCGAAAAGTATTTGCCTTCTTGCTCCAGAGTTGCGATTGTAGTTCAGAAGCAGTTTCAACTTCTTCAACTCTCTTTTTCGATTGCATAAGAAGAAACTCTGCCTCCTTAGCTCTTAGAGTCAAGTGTTCCTCCATTTGGCTTGTTTTTTCCTCCATCTGCTCCCTGTATTCTTCGAACATCCTACTCATGACTTGAATTTCCTGCTGAAGGTTAGTAACTGTATTCTCTGCATTTTCCTTTTCACGCATCAGCCGGACCATGTCTTGCTCGCCTATCTTTCTTCTCTCATCAATTTTTGACTTCTCTACCTATAAGAAAAACACATGTGTACTATTTTTATCACAATTAGTTGACACTGCATATGCATACAGTACATAACTAATATGTAACCTCAAATTCATATAGTCCAAAATAGAGTTTCCAGCATTTCTAAAAAATAAAAGTTTTCTAGATAGCAAAGCAAGAAAATGCATTGGACAGGGATAGGAGTGCGTTGAAGTtagctatccatgtgccagaaccATGACTTGGTTTCGATATCTTATGGGTTTCaactctagcctaccccaactagTTTGGGACTGctaggctttgttgttgttgttgttgttgtaaaAGCAAGTAAAATACATGGAAAAACACATGAGACTAATAGAAATATATGAGGATTTATTGAATACCTTAACTAGCTCAAGACGGTTTATTGCCATCTGAAAAGATAAGCATGTGTTGTCAGTATTACAGCGCCTTGTAGACATTTTCTAACCATCGATAATTTCAGGCTTACCTCGTTTTCTTCATTTGTTCCATTTACTAATGTCTCGAGTGCTTTAATTTTTGAACGGTACTTATCCTCGCGTGTTTTGATGATGCTATTTTGCTGAAAAATAAGTTACCATCTGATTAAGGAATTCAATTCACATGGAAAAGGGGCAATTTCGAAACAAACTGTATCCTTACATTTCTAATGTGTTCTGCTTGAATAGAAATGCGGTGCTCAATCTCTTGAACAACGTTCCTTAGTAAATAAACAACTCGCTGAGACAAGTAGGAAAAAGTTAGTCATCAATAACGAAGGATAAAAGAAATAAACATCAGTGTTCCATAAAATTCATTTATTCAAAGTCACCAGAACTAGGCAAGTAGGCATACATGTGGTATTTCTCCTCTTTTTCTCTCAATACTTTCATCCAGAATGCCGTTAACAACTCTAAGAAGTGATTGAGTAGGGGCATTCTGAAAAAAAGATGGCTATCATTAGGAAAAGGGTGAGACGAATAAGTATTAAGTTGGTATGGAATGTGACACTAAAGATGTTACATCTAAACTGTTTGACTGGATCATCTCTGAAATCTTAGCAGCAGGAAGATCTGTGTATTGTCCGCGCTTAAATTGGAAAACCTCATTGGCCTTCTGTCCTGCAAAGGATGGAAAACATAATCATTGATTAACACCCTAAGTCAAAATTGGAGGGGATAAGCAACAGAACCTGGAAGTTATAAATGTTACTTGCTGAACTAACAATGCTGGATGGGAAACATAATAATTGATTAACACACTCGTAATCAACGTTACCAATATACAAAAGCCGCGCTGAAGTAACAATGCTGGGTCATATAAATTTTTGTCACTGTGGCAATTTGTAGAACTCTACAATTCACAGGATGTGCTACATCTAGCCAATGCTAATCATCAGTGCTATGCAGCCAAATACTGAGTATTCTTGTTTGAACTTTCAAATAGAAAGTAATTACAGTGTTTGATGGTCCCGAGATATGGCACTTCATGCAAGAGAATCGAGAAGACGGGCACACCTGAAAGAAGTGGACTTCTTTGTGGGGATTTGGCGTCCCAAAGACCCCTTCTTCTATCCTCCCCAGGAGATCTCCTTCCTGGTGTGGAAACTGGAGCCACAGGCCTTGCAGGAGTCTTAGCAGGATAGTTAGACATATTTTCACCCAATCCTGCTGACACATTATCTCTTAGAGCCAAGAGACACTCTACTATAGACGACATTGATCCCTGTAATCATAGAACCGACAGGAGTTAATTAGGAAATATGAGAACATAAAAGGATATGGACAGAAACACAGAACTACAAATTCATTTGGCAGCTCAAAAGTGATCTGAAGGTATCTAGCTTTATTGTATCTGCCTCTTAAGAACATCTGAACAGATCCATAACCATAAGTGTTACGAGTAAGCATCTAAGGAATGAGGCACATTTAGTCAATACTTTCAATGAACTTGCTTCCATTGTTCGACAGAATTCTACAGCAGCATATGAACATCTAAGTAAGACCACTCTGGTTCCACATCAATAAACCCCTTCCAGCCTTACTAATAACAAGGGCAAAGTTAATGGTATGTCCCATGCCATATATAAATCGTAACCACACAACTGCTACTCTGTGTCTACAAGATTAGAATCCTTAATGCCAAAAAGGTCCAAGTAAGTAAGCAGTAAATACGAACTGCCCTAACATATTAGCCTGCAGCTTGACAGGAGAAAGAGCAGCATTCAGTTGGAACACATAATAGCATCATAATAATTCCAGTATATAACAGCTTCACATGACAGGAGCAAGCTTACCTCCTCAAGATCCTTGACGCTGAATCCTGGCAGCCCCATCTCCGCGATAACAGAGAGGAACTTCTTCACATTTGACCGATGGTCTGATGCATAACCACCCCAAACCCCCTACAGACGAAGAAGCTATATCAGCACAGCAAGGGGAACAGACAGAAAGCATCCACCATCTCTGAGATCGATTAGCCACCTCCAGAACACCAGGCATGAGCTTGTCCGCAGTGTAGCACAGCGCCGTTCCGTCAATAAGGTACTCCCGCAGCTCCTCGTCTGAAGAATCCAGCGGCAAATCGAACTCCGGCAGCAGCCCGCCGAGCCAATCTATCACCTCCGCACGCCGGTCGTCTGGAAATGTTTGCATCGCCGAAACAAACAAAGCGTGAGAAATGGGTACGATGTGTCAAAATCGAAACCTTGAGCTCCCAAATTCAATTTGATACAGTAAGAAAACGACGGTATCCGGACAAAAATTAAGCAAAGCCGGGTGCTAAAGAGAAACAGGTGCGTCGTTTTGCACTGCCAAAATAGGCAGCAAGAAACCTCAACGCCCCAAACACTGGGCCTGACCAGGAGCTCAACAAGAACTGAATCTCCCCAGTTTGAGGTTTCAGCAAACATACACACACGAATGGTGCGTGAAAGAGGACTCTTAAAAGAACCAAGCTTTGAGCACGGCAGCTTGAACTGAGCCATTCTCCCACGGCGAACAGAAAAGGGAAGGCTCAGATCGACGGGCTCACCCGCATGGAAGTCCTCGAACTGGCCACCGAAGGTCCCCATGCCTCACCGCCGGGACTGGAGCGTGCACGGGGCCGGAATGCCGGTCGATCCGGGGCCAGATCGAGCCCTCCGGCGGGGCAAGCGCCGGATTCGGACGAATCTGGCGGCCTGGAAGCAATGTGGGAGGTGGATCCGGAGCAGTGGGGGCTTTTGGTTTGGGTTTTCTTGCCGCTCCCCTCTCCCTTCTCCCCCTCGTGCTGGAATGTGCTTTGGTTTCAGCAGCTCATCCTTTGTTTTGTTCTTTTTCTTCGGTGTTTGTTTTCTTCTTGTGGAACTTTTTCTTCGGTGGTTAGTTGGGGTTTGATTTCGATTTTGCGTGTGCGTTAAGGCCGCTCGGTGGTCAGTCCCTCGTGTATATAGGTAACTAGGTACTGTCTCTCGCGTCCGTTTAGTGTGATTAACTAGGTTTACTTTTTTTGGGGGGAATTAACTAGGTTTACTTATGGGGTTAACGGAAACATTGTCCTTTAATCAGCCTTCATTTTGAAAAGAACAATTAGGACGCACCTATAATTGCGTTTGGAGTTTTTTTCTGACGAAAACTCTTGCAAAAAGAATCATACAGGAACGGGCAATCGCACCACGAAACCGAGATTTGTTCATGCTATTTGGCATGAATTCATACGTTCAACATTCGAATGGTCTCTGTCTGGAGCCTCCAAGAATTTCAAGGATAGTTAGCTGGTTGCATTGCGTGCAGCTCAGACCCTCTGAGTGAGTGATTCAGTATATATATGATATGCATAAGATTGTTGCTCACGTTCGGTGCCCTTGAGTGATAGCTATCTGGTAGCTCTGAGTTTATTAGATTTGTAATCAAAGCCTCATTCGAACCCTCCGAGTGACACTCATGTGGACATTCTACGAACATCCGGTACGAAAATCCTAGGATCCCAGTATAGCGTCGACCCTTTGATGGTGAGCGGCCAGATCCTCCTAGATGGGATTGGTGAACTACCCAAACTAAGTTTCATTCGGACCCTCCGATATATTTCCTCCGAAGCCACCAAGACTATGTGGACAGGTCACTTTGTGCGTTCGGAACCACTAAGTTCAATCTCTTCGAATCGTCTGAGGTCTATATCTTTTGTTACTAGATTGTCCTTGTGTAACCCTCATATTCTAAAGCCCTAATCGCTTATCAATAATGTGTGCATTCCAGTTCTACGCAATCTTCCTTGGAGATTGGACTTCAGGTCGAAGTAGAGTCAAACCATGTCTTTCCGCTTGTAGTTGAGACTGGGAAAGTTGAACTGATTTAGGAGGCGACTTCAGCAAGTTTGTTGCACTGCTAGTGGCGGGTATCTTGAACACTACgtcaagacatgactttgggaTTGTCTCGTTATCTTCAATATGCTTGCCTTCTTCGCTACAATATATGTTAGAGTGGCAAGCAATGGatttgtctcgctatcttcaggAGACTTCTTCATTATATCGGAGTTAGCATTCTCAAAGAGAAATGAGCAGACATATAAGAAGTTATTGTCGGTGCATCAAACATTTGCGTTTGCTGCCCGGACTAGTGCACGGGCATACGACGGATCATACCTCAAGTACCAATACTTGACACAAGATAAGCCAAAGAAACCACTCTTTGTGAGATCAAGGAGCGAATTAAGAAGACCAAAATGACCAGTGCATCCCCCAGGAAGGTCTCCCTTGCCGAGCAGGCGAGCCAAGCAAGGTCGAGACTACGCCTGGGGCCAAATCCAGACCACCCCTAAAGGTTCCCGAGGCCACCAAGACAGAGTCCGGGAACCTTGCCGAACCACAGAGGGGCAGCCCTGTCAGGCTCTGTCTTGGCGGCCCCGGGAACCTTGCCGGGGTGGTCTGGATTTGGCCCCAGGCATAGTCTTGACCTTGCTTGGCTCGCCTACCCGGCAAGGGAGACCTTCCTGGGGATGCACTGGTCATTTTGGTCTTCTTAATGCGCTCCTTGATCTCACGAAGAGTGGTTTCTCTGGCTTATCTTGTGTCAAGTATTGGTACTTGAGGTATGATCCGTCGTACGCCCGTGCACTAGTCCGAGCAGCAAACGCAAATGTTTGATGgcccgacaggagcccccgggcttGGTCCATACATGCCACCGGGCATCGTTGGGGTAGGCCCAACAAATGCGCGGGCGTACATGTTAACCTTGTCGGGGTTGGGCGTTGTGTTTCTGAGATCTTCTCTACTTCTTCATTAACCTGGACTTGAGTCAGCTCTCAAGGGTCCCATGGTGCCTTCATAACCACACGGTGTGTGTTGTTCATGTTGTAAACCAAGGACACCCGCGTCCACAGGACTCCATTCGGGCGTCCGCGCGTGGATTGGGGTAACTGCCACTTTTACCTTTAACTCACCCACCACGCCTGCCGTTTCTGCCATGCGTGCTGCATGCATTGCGCGAGGTGGTGGTGGATGCGCAGGGCAAGGGGACGTGTGCCTTGGCAGAATACGCGGCACCTCAGATTGGCATAGTGGGACGACCAATGAATCAGGACGCCATCCGGGACGCAGAGGGCTGGATTGGAGAAGTGGGGCAGTTGCCCCCAGAGTAGTGAAGAGCCAGCCCCCCCTCTTATTCCGCTATAAAAGGAGACATGAGGGGGTGGCGATGCTCGTCCACCatctcttccttcttcttccttggttCCGC from Triticum urartu cultivar G1812 chromosome 3, Tu2.1, whole genome shotgun sequence encodes:
- the LOC125544625 gene encoding kinesin-like protein KIN-14C produces the protein MGTFGGQFEDFHADDRRAEVIDWLGGLLPEFDLPLDSSDEELREYLIDGTALCYTADKLMPGVLEGVWGGYASDHRSNVKKFLSVIAEMGLPGFSVKDLEEGSMSSIVECLLALRDNVSAGLGENMSNYPAKTPARPVAPVSTPGRRSPGEDRRRGLWDAKSPQRSPLLSGQKANEVFQFKRGQYTDLPAAKISEMIQSNSLDNAPTQSLLRVVNGILDESIERKRGEIPHRVVYLLRNVVQEIEHRISIQAEHIRNQNSIIKTREDKYRSKIKALETLVNGTNEENEMAINRLELVKVEKSKIDERRKIGEQDMVRLMREKENAENTVTNLQQEIQVMSRMFEEYREQMEEKTSQMEEHLTLRAKEAEFLLMQSKKRVEEVETASELQSQLWSKKANTFRSFMDNQKLSIKDIRISSQSIKQEMFALQMKWRDEISNIGLDLKGLVDAAENYHGVLAENQKLFNEVQELKGNIRVYCRVRPFLPGQDGKSTAVDYIGENGEILISNPSKQGKDGYRMFKFNKIFNTHVSQAEVFSDIQPLIRSVLDGFNVCIFAYGQTGSGKTYTMSGPGKSKEDWGVNYRALNDLFDISLKRRNTFSYEVEVQMVEIYNEQVRDLLSNDIAQKRLGIWSTSQPNGLVVPDASLIPVKSTSDVLDLMEIGQANRAVGSTALNERSSRSHSILTVHVRGLDVKNGSTSRGCLHLIDLAGSERVERSEATGDRLKEAQHINKSLSALGDVIFALAQKNAHVPYRNSKLTQVLQSSLGGQAKTLMFVQINPDVESCSETISTLKFAERVSGVELGAARSNKEGKDIKDLLEQVASLKDTISRKDMEIEQLQVNKVKSPSSLTDKSGSSLLKQSSTASQQNQLISGSIGSGETEYEDNASDDGCSVGETEYSVGSASESAADRMQKGPSRLTRFFLTKNGQPAASRPKPKEPVPKSTTIGRRNSIASQVPTAASSIKPPKKRVVQ